ACGAGCTGGGGGGATGGGGCTTATCACAGGACGCAAGTCATTTCAGAAATCTATGAAGGACGGCGTTGAAATATTAAACGCGGTTCAGAATGTGTATCTGGATGATGAGATCACAGTAGCGTAAATAAAAAATATGAGGTGAAAGGTTTTTAGCTATCAAACCTTTCACCTCAGTAATCTTTTTTATACTCCTTTATCTTCAAGACCTTCTGGCACTTCGCCGTAATAAATAGAATCCTCTTTATAAAGCTCTTTGATCTTATCTTTAGGCATATCAGGCATTCCTTCATCAAGTCCAAACATTTTACAAAGGTGTTTTAGTTCTTCGTCTCTTCCAGGATGTGGTGCCATCGGCTGAATCATATTAGCGTCTTTTAAATCTTGGCGTACTTGGGCATCTTCTTTGAGCTCAGTTCCATATTCATTGTAGTGATAGAGTTTATCAAATCTTTTCCTCGGTCTCTGCCCTGGGGTTTCAGCAGCGTATCCTACAGCCATTAACCATATTGGGACAATGTTCTCAGGGGTGCCAAGAACTTTTGGAAACTCTGCAGGCTTTCTTCCAGTTGCCAACAGGCAAGCTCCAAGCCCGAGCTCAGTTGCGGCTAACATTGAATGTGCAATAGCTTGACCCGCTTCTATCCTAAGTAGGTCCTCTGCTCTTTCTCTTGGAAAACTCATAAGCCTTGGATAAGTCGACTCGGTTAGAATCTTATAAGTCCAACCATAAGCTGCAGTCACGGCTCTTGCAGGAAAAAGTACAGAGAATGATTCTACGAGCTCTTTGTACCAGGCATCCATATTTATCAGCCAAGCGATAACAATAGGAGCTTGTCTTAACGGCTGTTCATTAAAGGGCGATGCGCACTGGATAATCTGTTCAAACTTTTCCTCGGGATAGTTTTTCTTATCAATCACAATTGCTTCCGTTGATCCGCAGTTCCCCTGACATGAGGCATAGCGCGCAGCCTGAAGAATTCTCTGGATTTTCCAGTCTTCAACATCCTGCCATGGTTTATAAAATCTAATACTCCTTCTTGTTCCTATCGCTTCTAAAAGTTCCATTTACAAACCTCCTATTTTTTATAGTGCCATATTAATTTAATGATCATATTTAATACGGCTAATTAAACCGAGCGCATGCTCGTTATTATACTGATGAATCGACTTTACTAAGTCAAGAAAAACTTGATTCTATTCTAAATTTGAATCTCTAATAAATCCTGAGCCTCAATTACTTTTATATCTACATTGTTCCTAATAGTCTCAACTACCTTTTCTTTATCGCACTCAGAATAGAGATGAGTTATTACTGCTTTCTGGGGTTTAGCTGCATTTATTATTTTCACCACATCACTCGGTGAGAGATGATTGTATTTGGGTTCATATTCATCTTTTGCTATTGCACATTCAATTAATAATAAGTCCACTTTACTGCTTAAATTTATCAACGCTTCTGAGTAGTTCGTATCACCGGAATATACAATTGATTTGCCCTCAGTTTCAATCCTATAAGCCAAACTACTCTCTATATGAGGAACTTTAGTTGTTAGAATCCGAAAATCTTCAAAGCTTTGTGATCCCCCCTTAATTTCGTCAACCATAAGCGCATCTGGAGAGATCCAGTTTCCATAAGCACCCTTGAGAGCATCATAGAATTTCATAAAACCATCGCCGCCCCAGAGGCTAAGGGGTTTTTCTCTTTTCATATAATGGTTGTATTTTGTTGCAAATAAGAACGCTGCCAGGTCACCTGTGTGGTCAGGATGAATATGTGAGAAAAATATGTGGTCAATCTCTAAATAATTTATTCCTAGCTTCTCTAATTTCCACGTGGTTCCCGATCCGCAGTCCAATAGGATTTTAGAACTCTCTATCTCAAGCAGGTAGCCAGATGATCCTCTATTTGTATTAGGTATGCATGTACCGGATCCTAAAATTGTAAGCTTCATTTTTAAATCGACCTTATTTGGGTTATTTTATTCAGTAACCACTGTATCACCACGGATATTAAAGGGCAACACCAAGTGAGACGAATAATAACTCTAAGCTCAGATTTTGGCCTCTCAGACCACTACGTTGGGGTAATGAAAGGGGTTATTCTGTCGATAAACCCTGAGGCTCAAGTAGTCGATATATCTCATGAAGTCCCAAAATATGATGTGCTCAGGGGAGCGCTTTTAATCCAAAATTCATTTGCCTATTTTCCCAAAGACACTATTCATGTGGTTGTGGTTGACCCTGGAGTTGGGACTAAAAGAAAGCCAATTATTATAGAATCAGATCTTGGTACTTTTGTTGGGCCCGATAATGGAGTTTTCACTTTCATACTAGAGAAGCAGTGCAATATATATGAAATAACTAATAAAGACTATATGTTACAAGATATAAGCAGCACATTTCATGGCCGCGACATCTTTTCCCCCGCGGCTGCTCACCTTTCATCAGGCGTTAGTTCTGACAAGTTTGGCGATAAGGTTGAAAATCCCATATTGCTTGAATTGCCTAAGCCGCAACTTAAAGAGAATGAAATAATCGGTGAAATATTATATGAAGACTCTTTTGGAAATCTTATTTCTAATATTCCAGCTAGCATAATGCCGGACTCATGTAGAATTTTAGTAGGGGACACTATCATTGACACCGTTGTACAATCTTATCAGCATGGTGAAATTGGGGAGCCATTAGCAATAATTGGCAGCTCAGGATATCTCGAAATCTCAGTAAACCAAGGAAATGCTGCGAACTTAATTAAGGAGCACAAAATTAACGTTATACTTAAGCCTTAATTATGCCAAAAGAAGATCAAATTGAAATCTTTGAAGTCACTCAAGAGCTCTCGGGCAAAAGGGCTGATGTTGTGCTCTCACATTTTTTATCGGATCATACTCGCTCTCAAATAAAAAAGCTTATTGAAGATCACAATGTTCTAGTAAACGGCGAGCCGGTTAAGCCATCAAAGAAATTTGATAAAGGAGAGCTTATTTCAGTAAATGTTCCTGAGCCTACCTCAATCGATGCTGAGCCTGAAGATATAGAAATAGAAGTGATATATGAAGACTCAGATATAATAGCAGTCAATAAACCTGCAGGCATGGTTGTGCATCCCGGCGCAGGAGTACGTTCCGGCACATTGGTAAATGCTCTTTTGTTTAAGTGTAAAGATCTCTCTGGCATTGGCGGCAAGATTCGCCCGGGAATAGTGCATAGGCTGGACAAAGATACATCAGGAGTAATAGTGGCAGCAAAAAATGATAAGGCGCATAATTCTTTAGTCGATCAATTTAAATCACGTACTGTAAAAAAGCGCTATTTAGCAATAGTTCTGGGCAATATAAAAGAGGATTCAGGCGCTTTTAAATCTCAAATAGGAAGAGACCCGGTAAACCGAGTCAAAATGTCATCTAAGTCAAAATCAGGCAGAGAATCTCTAACCTTATGGAAAGTGATTAAGCGCTATGGCATGGCAACATTTGTAGAGGCGGAACCCAAAACAGGAAGAACCCATCAGATTAGAGTTCATTTCTCTGAAAACGGATATCCTATATTGGCTGATAGAGTTTATGGCAACAAGAAACAAAGAGATACTATTTTGGCAAAGGGTGAGAAGGAGATAGGCCGTCAGGCTCTTCACGCAAACAAAATAGGCTTTTCACACCCATATACATCTAAATGGATAGAGCTTGAAGCCCCAGTTCCAGAGGATATGGGTAGAGCAATTAAATATTTTGATTCAATAACTGAATAAAATGCCAATTCTAAAATCTAAAGTTCTATCTAGTGTAATACACGGATTTTCCACAAGACATGTTGGATGTGATGTGTCTTACATAGCAAGTAAACATGAGCTTTCTCAAATTGCTCAGTTAAAGCAGGTGCACAGCTCGAATATTATCGTTGTAGATGATATCCAAAGTCATGATAACGAAATAGAAGGAGATGCTCTAATAACTACTCTTAAGGGAGTAGGGATAGGAGTAAGAACCGCAGACTGCGTGCCTATATTGATTACGGATAAGGATCATACTTTAGCAGCCGCTGTTCATGCAGGGTGGCGCGGGAGTGTTTCTGAAATAGCCAAGAAAACAGTACAAAAAATAGAAACTGATTATGGCGTGAGCTCATCTGATCTTAAAGTGACGATAGGGCCCTGTAATAAAAAATGCTGCTATGAAGTGGGCGAAGATGTCGCATCTCTTTTTAAAGAGAAGTTCTCTAATACTAGTCTTTATTTATTCCCAATCGCAAACTCTAAGTATTACCTCGATCTCAGCATAGCAAACAAATCTGCCCTGCAAGAAGCTGGAGTGCAAGAGCTTGAGACCATAGGCGTTTGCACGGAGTGTAATCCGAATTACTATTCCTACAGAAGAGAGGGAAAAGGAGTAGGTACGCAGCTTAGTTTTATAGCTTTACCAAAAGAGTGTTAATATTTTTCTGAGAAGGTATAATGTTTCAAAATTTCAGCATCAATGGAGATTACTACAATGCTTCAAATTCTGTGCATGGTTGATTCAGAAGACTATTGGCAGTTTAATTTGTTTAACGAACAAAATAAAACCGTAAATTATTTTGGTTACATCTTTGAGGTTGAGGGCGGTAAGGAAGGTCTTGGAACAAGCACCATAAGAATTCTAGTTTTTGAATTTATTGATATCAAATTGGCCGTTGGTTTTATTGTCCCAAATGATCTAGAAATACAAAAGGATTTCAGACTAATTTTTATCGCAAACGACAGCCCGACAAAAGAAATTCCCGTCGAGTGCAAGTTGTCAGATGAAGTAAAGAAAGCAGCATATATGGGAGACGATCTAGAGAAGATTGAGTATATTGGCTTTACGCTTGAGAAATTTTATGATGAAAACAACGCCAAATTTTATCTTCACGATTTAAGACCACCAACAGAGGAACAGGGGCAGCCGGAACAACCATAGTTTGATTCAAAAATAGATTTCCCTAATTTTTATGCCTTGGAGTTGAAAGGAGTTCTAATATATGAGTGAGAAAAACAAGATTGTCCTAGCTTATTCAGGGGGACTGGACACTTCGGTAATTTTAAAATGGCTTGCAGAGAAATATGATGCTGAGATTATTGCCTATGTTGCAGATGTAGGTCAGGGCGAGGATTTAGAAGAAGTGCATGAAAAAGCACTCGCAACTGGCGCAAGCAAAGTATATATAGAGGATTTGACCCAGGAATTTGTGTCCGATTTTGTTTTTCCTGCTGTTAAAGCAAACGCAATTTATGAGGGTGTATACCTTCTTGGTACATCTCTAGCTCGCCCGCTTATCGCAAAAAGGCAGATAGAAATTGCACAGAAGGAAAATGCATTTGCCGTCTCTCACGGATCAACTGGCAAGGGAAATGACCAGGTCAGATTCGAGCTTACCTACTATGCACTTGATCCCAATATAAAAGTAATCGCTCCATGGAGAGAATGGGATCTTAACTCCCGAACAGCTCTAATAGACTATGCCGAGAAAAATGGCATACCGGTTCCAGTTACAGCAGAAAAGCCATATAGCTGTGATAGAAACCTACTTCACATAAGCTATGAAGGCGGAATTTTGGAAGACCCATGGAACGAGCCCCCGGAGAACATGTTCGAAATGACTGTCTCACCTCAGAGCGCTCCTGATGAGCCTGTATATATAGATATAGATTTTGAAAAAGGAGTACCAGTAAAATTAGACGGTAAAGAGCTTGGCTCTGTAGATATGCTTGATACGCTCAACAAAATCGGCGGCAAAAATGGCGTTGGCAGAGTAGATTTGGTTGAGAACCGCTTTGTTGGTATGAAATCAAGGGGTGTATACGAAACCCCGGGTGGCACGATACTGCACGCGGCCCATAGAGCGCTTGAGTCTCTTACTATGGACAGAGAGGTAATGCACTTAAGGGACAGTTTTGTCCCTAAGATAGCAGAGCTTATTTATTACGGATTTTGGTATTCACCTGAAATGGATATGTTAATGGCCGCCATTGAAGAGTCTCAAAAAAATGTAACCGGTAGTGTAAAGCTTAAAATTTATAAGGGCAATGTGATAACAGTTGGAAGGCGCTCACCTTATTCTCTATACCAAGAGGATCTTGCCACATTTGAAGAGGACAGCATTTATAATCAAGCTGATGCCACAGGATTTATCAAACTAAATGCGCTAAGGTTGTCTGTACAAAAACTTCTGGATAAAAAAGGTTAGTCACTCTTTTTAAAATGAAAGCCTCAGACTTTGACTACGAGCTCTTAGATGAGCAGATTGCGTATCGTCCGGAAAACAAGAGGCCAAACTCCAAGCTTCTTTTGTTAAACAAAGAAAACGGCAGCATATCTCATAAGCACTTCTATGATCTACCAGATCTTTTAAAGAATGGTGACATGCTTGTATTAAACGACACCCGTGTTATTCCAGCAAGACTAAAGGGCAAAAGAGCAAACGGATCTGATGCAGAAATTCTCCTTGTTCAAAAGATTACAGATCACTCTTGGGAGTGTTTGGTTAGAAACCCAAAACATGAAGAAGAGCTAATTCTAAAAGGCGGCGTTAATGCCACACTTTTACGGCAGGGCAAACAGACTTGGATTATTGAGTTTAAACATAAAGTCGATGAATATATCCAAGAGCATGGGAACATGCCGCTTCCGCCTTACATAGACCGGGCACCTGATGAGTCTGATAAAACCACATATCAAACTGTCTATGCAAAACATAAGGGAGCAATTGCTGCCCCTACGGCCGGCTTGCATTTCACAAATGCCTTGCTAGATCAGATAAGTGCTAAAGGTGTTGAGCTGCAATATGTTACTCTACATGTGGGTATAGGGACTTTTAAACCGGTTAAGGTCGATGACGTAGAAGATCATAAAATGCATGAAGAGTTTATTTCGATCTCAGATGATACTGCTAGGGCAATTAATAAGGCGAAGAGCGAAGCAAGAAAAGTAATTGCAGTCGGTACAACAGTCGTGAGAACATTAGAATCCTCGGTTGGTAATGATGGAAAGCTTTTGCCGTTTAGCGGGCAAACAGATTTGTTTATTACGCCCGGGTATAAGTTTCATGTCGTAGACGGGCTTATTACTAACTTTCATCTGCCCCGCTCAACGCTGTTAATGTTAGTGTCCGCTTTTTCAGATCGAGAATTTATCTTTAACGCATACAGTAAGGCTAGGGAAATGAATTACAGGTTTTTGAGTTATGGTGATGCCATGTTTATAAACTGATATTAGGGAAATAATTTGCAGATAGAAATTCAAGGAATAGCTTTTGGAGGCGCTGGACTTGCAAAGAAAGACGGCAAAGTCTTTTTTGTAAGGGGCGGTCTGCCCAACGATGTAGTAGAGATAAATGTAATTAAAGATAAAGGCAGTTATGCAGAGGCCGTAATATCTGAAATTATAACACCCTCGCCCGATAGGATAGAACCTAAGTGCGAGGTGTTTGATCTTTGCGGCGGGTGTCAGCTCCAGAACTTATCCTACAAAGCTCAGCTTGAGGAAAAAGAGAACATCTTAAAAGAAACTCTCGCCAGAATCGGAGGGTTCCATGATCTTGAGATTGACAGAATTGCCGCATCTCCTAAGGAGTTTGGGTTTAGAAACAAAGTCACTCTTTCGGCCTTTTATTACAAAGGCCGCTGGCATGTTGGATATAATCAAAAAGGGAGTAACAGAAAAGTCGCCATAGACTCCTGCCCAATTTCAGATGAGATTATAAACGCCACGATTACCCGTATGGACGAGGTTCTATCTTCGATAAGCGATCCATACTACCCGCTAGATAAAGTACATATATCCTCAAATGGAGAAAGATCACAGCTTACTCTAGTACCTAAAAGCAGTAGAAAAGGAAGTAATCTCAAAACGCTTCTTAGGCACTTAAAACGGCATCCTGAGACAGAGAACTGCTCAATTACCGGAGCTGGCGAGGTTGGGTTTGAGATTGAGATATTAGGTTATAGGTTTCAAACCACTCCTTCTGCATTCACTCAGGTTAACAGCGGTGTTAATGAGAAAATGATAAATACTGTGCTCGATTATGCTGATCTTAAAGGTGATGAAACCGTGCTCGATCTCTATTCAGGCATTGGGAATTTCTCGATTCCTCTTGCTGAACAAACTAAAGAAGTACTTGGAGTAGAAATAAGCAATAATTCGGTGAAGCTAGCAAAAAAGAACTCCGCACTAAATTCTATAGATAATATAGTATTTCAAAATGCAGACTGCGCAGACGCCCTAGATATCTTGCATGAACAAGAAGAGCAGTTTGACCTAATCGTTCTAGATCCACCCAGAGAGGGGGCAAAGGACATAATAGATGGGCTGGTTAACATCGGTTCTGAGAAAGTAATTTATATTTCATGCGACCCTGCAACACTAGCACGTGATTTAAAAAAATTAAATGCTATGGGCTATAAGATTCAAAAAGTCCGCCCGTTCGATATGTTCCCACAAACCTTTCATATTGAATCAGTTACGCTCTTGAAAAGAGCATAACCCCTCTGATCCATAACAGTATAATTTTCTTATTTTAAATATTCAGAGTTTATCGCATCATATACTTTTGATGCTAAATCTTTTCGAGAAGCAATCTCGCCTGAACTTATTGTATCAAGAAAAGAGAGTTCAATTTCTAGTGTGTTAACTGACAAGAATCCAAAAAAATGCTTAAAAAATTTCATACCGCCATAGAAGTAAACCAGGTCCCTGTTTTCCTCGTCTACTGATTTACCATCAATACTTACATACTTAATACAGGTGGGAATAATGTTTAAATCTCTTTTTTCCGTAATGGCAAAGAAGCTGGTTTTAAATGGCAGAACCTGATCTCCATTCGAGGTAGTTCCCTCGGGAAACAACACAACATTTAATCCCATATCAAAAGTTTCAGAAATTTTGTTCAGTTCTTCTCTAATTTTTGTTCTGTCGTCTCTATCGACAAACATGCCGCCGCTATACTCAGTGGCTTTGCCCAGCACAATATCATTCTGGACCATATCTATACTTGCTATGAAAACAGCGGGTACATGTGTGAACAAAATGAATATATCTAGATATGAGAGATGATTTGATATTACTAAGTAGCTTTGCCCTTTAGGAAAGCTGATAGGCCTATTTAATTTGACCTTTATATTAAGGGCCATGAGTGCGTACTGGCACAGGTATGAAGTGATGTGGTTACAATAATAAGTCTTAGTTTTCTTATCTCTGACTATTAGCCTGGTTATGAATGTGGCGACAAAGAAGGTGGCAAGTACGCAAAAAAAAACAAACCTTTAAAGACTTTTTTAACCATTTACTACCTGATACTTTTTATATTTTTTCTCGTGAGATTTTGAAATCGCATCAACATCTAGGACAGTGAAAAAGTCTGCGCTGCCAAGGTTTTTGTCTATTGCCGGCTCTCCGCAGATAACTGATCCAGCTTTGAAATAACCTTTTAAAAGGGGTGGTATAAAAGTCTCAACTCTCTCTGTGCTAACGTCAAATTTGTCATACGCTTGTAGGAAACTTTCAAGATCATTTAGTCTGTATTTTTCTTTTGGTACAACCCTAAGATCTTCAGAGGACAAATATAAATCGTGTATGTATTTATAAAGAAGGCTGACCTCAACTATATTAGTAGTTTGAATTGCTGAGCATCCGAAAAGGTATTTAGCGGTAACTTTTTTCATATACTCAGAAAGCCCTTTCCACAGAAGAACCATTACCGGCCCGCTGCGGTAGTCAGCATGAACACATGCTCTTCCGAGCTCAAGCTTTACGCCCTTAGCGTTCTTTATACTGTCCATATGGAAGAATGTCTCAGAGTAATAGGAATCAGCAAAGGTGGAAGAAATGAGTCTATAGGTTGCAACTATTTGATCTATGTTCTTGTCAATAATAATAAGATGGTCACATATTAGATCAAACTTATCATAGTCAATATTGATAAAACGTTTTTTGTTTATTCTCTCTTCGTAAAAGATTCTATATCGTAGGTTAAGAACCTTCTCAAGCTCGTCTAGATCTTGGACGGTTTTAATAATATATCTTTTGCTCTCGATATAAATTTCTTCTTTGGGTTTGAATTCTCTTAGCTTCCATCTATAGGCGCGTTTTACTATTCGAGAGTTAGAGACGGTGTCTTTTAAATAGTCTAATTTTCCTTCGCTTTTCATAAACTTATCACCAACTCCAGTTGTAAAGTTTTTCTTTACTGCAAACATTTTATCACAAAATAGGGTCTAAATTCAAACATTTACAATATACTTTATGAGTCTTCAAAATACTATGAAACTTTCTCAAACAAGCTTTTGAGAAGTGCATTTCTCAACTCATTACAGTCCCAACGGATTTTATAAATATTAAATATCACAATAGTGTTTAATTTGTGTTTAGAGTTTATAAATTTTGTGTTTAAAATCGTCTTGTTCTCTTAATATGACATTAAATTTGTAAATAATTGGTCAGATTTAATTATTTCTTAACATTGCTTTATCATAATTATAGTATGCGGGATGTAAGAGCTGGCAATTTAGCTCAATTATAATATCCCATAGGGCTCACAAAAAGGCGGATGGATCTATCAATAAAAACATACATATATCA
The sequence above is a segment of the Thermodesulfobacteriota bacterium genome. Coding sequences within it:
- a CDS encoding ribonuclease Z, whose translation is MKLTILGSGTCIPNTNRGSSGYLLEIESSKILLDCGSGTTWKLEKLGINYLEIDHIFFSHIHPDHTGDLAAFLFATKYNHYMKREKPLSLWGGDGFMKFYDALKGAYGNWISPDALMVDEIKGGSQSFEDFRILTTKVPHIESSLAYRIETEGKSIVYSGDTNYSEALINLSSKVDLLLIECAIAKDEYEPKYNHLSPSDVVKIINAAKPQKAVITHLYSECDKEKVVETIRNNVDIKVIEAQDLLEIQI
- a CDS encoding SAM-dependent chlorinase/fluorinase, with protein sequence MRRIITLSSDFGLSDHYVGVMKGVILSINPEAQVVDISHEVPKYDVLRGALLIQNSFAYFPKDTIHVVVVDPGVGTKRKPIIIESDLGTFVGPDNGVFTFILEKQCNIYEITNKDYMLQDISSTFHGRDIFSPAAAHLSSGVSSDKFGDKVENPILLELPKPQLKENEIIGEILYEDSFGNLISNIPASIMPDSCRILVGDTIIDTVVQSYQHGEIGEPLAIIGSSGYLEISVNQGNAANLIKEHKINVILKP
- the rlmD gene encoding 23S rRNA (uracil(1939)-C(5))-methyltransferase RlmD; this encodes MQIEIQGIAFGGAGLAKKDGKVFFVRGGLPNDVVEINVIKDKGSYAEAVISEIITPSPDRIEPKCEVFDLCGGCQLQNLSYKAQLEEKENILKETLARIGGFHDLEIDRIAASPKEFGFRNKVTLSAFYYKGRWHVGYNQKGSNRKVAIDSCPISDEIINATITRMDEVLSSISDPYYPLDKVHISSNGERSQLTLVPKSSRKGSNLKTLLRHLKRHPETENCSITGAGEVGFEIEILGYRFQTTPSAFTQVNSGVNEKMINTVLDYADLKGDETVLDLYSGIGNFSIPLAEQTKEVLGVEISNNSVKLAKKNSALNSIDNIVFQNADCADALDILHEQEEQFDLIVLDPPREGAKDIIDGLVNIGSEKVIYISCDPATLARDLKKLNAMGYKIQKVRPFDMFPQTFHIESVTLLKRA
- a CDS encoding argininosuccinate synthase, encoding MSEKNKIVLAYSGGLDTSVILKWLAEKYDAEIIAYVADVGQGEDLEEVHEKALATGASKVYIEDLTQEFVSDFVFPAVKANAIYEGVYLLGTSLARPLIAKRQIEIAQKENAFAVSHGSTGKGNDQVRFELTYYALDPNIKVIAPWREWDLNSRTALIDYAEKNGIPVPVTAEKPYSCDRNLLHISYEGGILEDPWNEPPENMFEMTVSPQSAPDEPVYIDIDFEKGVPVKLDGKELGSVDMLDTLNKIGGKNGVGRVDLVENRFVGMKSRGVYETPGGTILHAAHRALESLTMDREVMHLRDSFVPKIAELIYYGFWYSPEMDMLMAAIEESQKNVTGSVKLKIYKGNVITVGRRSPYSLYQEDLATFEEDSIYNQADATGFIKLNALRLSVQKLLDKKG
- a CDS encoding RluA family pseudouridine synthase; translation: MPKEDQIEIFEVTQELSGKRADVVLSHFLSDHTRSQIKKLIEDHNVLVNGEPVKPSKKFDKGELISVNVPEPTSIDAEPEDIEIEVIYEDSDIIAVNKPAGMVVHPGAGVRSGTLVNALLFKCKDLSGIGGKIRPGIVHRLDKDTSGVIVAAKNDKAHNSLVDQFKSRTVKKRYLAIVLGNIKEDSGAFKSQIGRDPVNRVKMSSKSKSGRESLTLWKVIKRYGMATFVEAEPKTGRTHQIRVHFSENGYPILADRVYGNKKQRDTILAKGEKEIGRQALHANKIGFSHPYTSKWIELEAPVPEDMGRAIKYFDSITE
- a CDS encoding nitroreductase family protein codes for the protein MELLEAIGTRRSIRFYKPWQDVEDWKIQRILQAARYASCQGNCGSTEAIVIDKKNYPEEKFEQIIQCASPFNEQPLRQAPIVIAWLINMDAWYKELVESFSVLFPARAVTAAYGWTYKILTESTYPRLMSFPRERAEDLLRIEAGQAIAHSMLAATELGLGACLLATGRKPAEFPKVLGTPENIVPIWLMAVGYAAETPGQRPRKRFDKLYHYNEYGTELKEDAQVRQDLKDANMIQPMAPHPGRDEELKHLCKMFGLDEGMPDMPKDKIKELYKEDSIYYGEVPEGLEDKGV
- a CDS encoding GNAT family N-acyltransferase codes for the protein MKSEGKLDYLKDTVSNSRIVKRAYRWKLREFKPKEEIYIESKRYIIKTVQDLDELEKVLNLRYRIFYEERINKKRFINIDYDKFDLICDHLIIIDKNIDQIVATYRLISSTFADSYYSETFFHMDSIKNAKGVKLELGRACVHADYRSGPVMVLLWKGLSEYMKKVTAKYLFGCSAIQTTNIVEVSLLYKYIHDLYLSSEDLRVVPKEKYRLNDLESFLQAYDKFDVSTERVETFIPPLLKGYFKAGSVICGEPAIDKNLGSADFFTVLDVDAISKSHEKKYKKYQVVNG
- the queA gene encoding tRNA preQ1(34) S-adenosylmethionine ribosyltransferase-isomerase QueA; the protein is MKASDFDYELLDEQIAYRPENKRPNSKLLLLNKENGSISHKHFYDLPDLLKNGDMLVLNDTRVIPARLKGKRANGSDAEILLVQKITDHSWECLVRNPKHEEELILKGGVNATLLRQGKQTWIIEFKHKVDEYIQEHGNMPLPPYIDRAPDESDKTTYQTVYAKHKGAIAAPTAGLHFTNALLDQISAKGVELQYVTLHVGIGTFKPVKVDDVEDHKMHEEFISISDDTARAINKAKSEARKVIAVGTTVVRTLESSVGNDGKLLPFSGQTDLFITPGYKFHVVDGLITNFHLPRSTLLMLVSAFSDREFIFNAYSKAREMNYRFLSYGDAMFIN
- the pgeF gene encoding peptidoglycan editing factor PgeF — its product is MPILKSKVLSSVIHGFSTRHVGCDVSYIASKHELSQIAQLKQVHSSNIIVVDDIQSHDNEIEGDALITTLKGVGIGVRTADCVPILITDKDHTLAAAVHAGWRGSVSEIAKKTVQKIETDYGVSSSDLKVTIGPCNKKCCYEVGEDVASLFKEKFSNTSLYLFPIANSKYYLDLSIANKSALQEAGVQELETIGVCTECNPNYYSYRREGKGVGTQLSFIALPKEC
- a CDS encoding lysophospholipid acyltransferase family protein, producing MALNIKVKLNRPISFPKGQSYLVISNHLSYLDIFILFTHVPAVFIASIDMVQNDIVLGKATEYSGGMFVDRDDRTKIREELNKISETFDMGLNVVLFPEGTTSNGDQVLPFKTSFFAITEKRDLNIIPTCIKYVSIDGKSVDEENRDLVYFYGGMKFFKHFFGFLSVNTLEIELSFLDTISSGEIASRKDLASKVYDAINSEYLK